In one window of Candidatus Schekmanbacteria bacterium DNA:
- a CDS encoding PEP-CTERM sorting domain-containing protein, protein LTLTGIILLIFTTFSSNVIAGSISHLSSDRDLLKTIDSKAFMAEEQIGDLEGFEKFELDGVEDISSSSTTDDYQWHNPSALSLLIEYTAATGNVVFELQNCQSESNLLLYAPVSTLPKHSIFVRREADNSARPVTADNFTPSDTTDNNIYDGDESSEEYGNSEGFDLLWLCSRLLDYDWTRPGTSTISWNGSAPKNSWLAYQVRVGYAPLTGGESFPIPEPSTLILLGVGCAGLFFIKKKFS, encoded by the coding sequence ATTTAACCCTTACGGGCATAATTCTTCTAATCTTTACTACCTTCTCTTCAAATGTCATTGCAGGTTCGATTTCTCACCTATCATCTGATAGAGACCTTCTAAAAACAATAGATAGCAAAGCTTTTATGGCGGAAGAACAAATCGGTGATTTAGAGGGTTTTGAAAAATTTGAGCTTGACGGTGTTGAAGATATTTCATCGTCTTCAACAACTGACGACTATCAATGGCATAATCCATCGGCACTTTCCTTATTGATTGAATATACTGCGGCAACAGGAAATGTTGTTTTCGAATTGCAAAACTGCCAATCAGAGTCAAATCTTCTCTTATATGCCCCAGTATCTACTTTACCAAAACATTCCATATTTGTGAGACGAGAGGCAGACAACTCTGCAAGACCTGTTACTGCTGATAACTTCACACCATCAGATACCACAGACAACAATATATATGATGGCGATGAATCATCAGAGGAATATGGCAACAGCGAAGGATTTGATCTCCTTTGGCTATGCTCGAGACTATTAGATTATGACTGGACTCGTCCCGGAACTTCAACAATATCATGGAACGGAAGCGCTCCAAAAAATTCGTGGCTTGCTTATCAGGTCAGAGTAGGATATGCTCCTTTGACAGGGGGCGAATCATTCCCAATACCCGAGCCATCTACCTTGATTCTTCTTGGAGTTGGCTGTGCCGGATTGTTTTTCATAAAAAAGAAATTTTCTTGA
- the hemB gene encoding porphobilinogen synthase, whose product MFPKRRMRRLRENAILREMVAETKLTLDDFVCPLFVIEGKKRKEKIKAMPGIFRYTDDLVVDEIKKLKDLGIKAFLFFGIPKKKDEKASQAYASDGVVQRCIKKIRDNLGDNILLITDVCLCEYTSTGHCGIIRDGKIVNDETLELLSETALSHVKAGTDMVAPSDMMDGRVKAIRERLDSEGFNYVPIMSYSVKYASAFYGPFRDAAKSSPRFGDRKSHQMDYSNSREAIRVIAEDIEEGADIVMVKPALPSLDIISETRRRFNLPIAAYQVSGEYSMIKAASKMGYVDEKSIIIESLTSIKRAGADIIISYFAEEIARFMKR is encoded by the coding sequence ATGTTTCCGAAGAGAAGAATGAGACGGCTGAGAGAAAATGCCATTTTGCGAGAAATGGTGGCTGAAACAAAACTTACCCTCGATGACTTTGTTTGTCCTTTATTTGTTATTGAAGGCAAAAAAAGAAAAGAGAAGATAAAAGCAATGCCCGGTATTTTTAGATATACCGATGACCTTGTAGTTGATGAAATAAAGAAACTCAAAGACTTGGGAATAAAAGCATTTCTTTTCTTTGGTATTCCCAAGAAAAAAGATGAGAAAGCTTCTCAGGCATATGCATCTGACGGTGTCGTGCAGCGTTGTATTAAAAAGATTCGAGACAACTTGGGTGATAATATCCTTCTCATAACAGATGTGTGCCTTTGCGAATATACAAGTACAGGGCATTGTGGAATTATAAGGGACGGCAAAATAGTAAATGACGAAACTTTAGAATTACTTTCTGAGACAGCACTTTCACATGTCAAGGCAGGCACAGATATGGTTGCGCCGTCAGATATGATGGATGGAAGGGTGAAAGCCATTAGGGAAAGACTTGACAGCGAAGGATTTAATTATGTCCCAATTATGTCTTATTCTGTAAAGTATGCTTCTGCCTTTTACGGACCTTTTCGTGATGCCGCAAAATCTTCACCGCGTTTTGGTGATAGAAAGTCTCATCAAATGGATTATTCAAATAGCCGTGAAGCTATTCGAGTTATTGCAGAGGATATAGAAGAAGGCGCTGATATTGTTATGGTAAAGCCTGCGCTTCCTTCCCTTGATATTATAAGTGAAACAAGAAGAAGATTTAATCTCCCAATTGCTGCCTATCAGGTAAGCGGTGAATATTCTATGATTAAAGCGGCATCTAAGATGGGCTATGTCGATGAAAAATCTATAATAATAGAAAGTCTTACATCAATCAAAAGGGCAGGCGCCGATATCATTATCTCTTATTTTGCAGAGGAGATAGCTCGGTTTATGAAAAGATAG